One region of Lathamus discolor isolate bLatDis1 chromosome 2, bLatDis1.hap1, whole genome shotgun sequence genomic DNA includes:
- the ZBTB47 gene encoding zinc finger and BTB domain-containing protein 47 — protein MLIVEKTTDYPSAEYSLVEDVALHFTCLMDRLNEQRLFQPDLCDVDIVLVQHKSIFPAHKGVLAAYSQFFHSLFTQNKQLQRVELSLEALTSQGLQQILNFIYTSKLLVNSCNVQDVLNAAAVLQMNNIASSCQDLLDTRSLSLATDMALPAEGCAGPPPYYCEIKQEVDAPHPKIYAREGNDPYSVRVEDGTGGGTLPPGPAKQYYKEEKDSGPGTVCKMEGEESEEDLDSQGSYNREQIIVEVNLNNQTLNVSKGTEGKGAASEAAVMGRPDGDGRDTEEDGEEENEEGEEEEEEEEDAEVGEEEEEEHSEEEDLEETTEEEDDDDDDEDASEVKREKCGQPRRGSRASKATKPAMATRSQEMAKVEEEEEEEEEEGQRGRKRKKEQDSLGQKVKLEEKQHYPCKKCPRVFNNRWYLEKHMNVTHSRMQICDKCGKRFLLESELLLHHQTDCEKNIQCVTCGKGFKKLWSLHEHNKIVHGYAEKKFSCEICEKKFYTMAHVRKHMVAHTKDMPFTCETCGKSFKRSMSLKVHSLQHSGEKPFKCENCNERFQYKYQLRSHMSIHIGHKQFMCQWCGKDFNMKQYFDEHMKTHTGEKPYICEICGKSFTSRPNMKRHRRTHTGEKPYPCDVCGQRFRFSNMLKAHKEKCFRVSNPLASDTAVPQPATSPAPLPPGPGVSPLPLPLLHPLPQTLPPPPHLPPPPPLFPAGRVNSNNN, from the exons cTGATAGTCGAAAAAACGACTGACTACCCTTCGGCTGAGTACTCCCTGGTGGAGGATGTAGCCCTCCACTTCACGTGTTTGATGGACAGACTGAACGAGCAGCGCCTCTTTCAGCCGGACCTGTGCGACGTGGACATTGTGCTGGTGCAGCACAAGAGCATCTTCCCAGCGCACAAGGGGGTCCTGGCAGCCTACAGCCAGTTCTTCCACTCCCTCTTCACCCAGAACAAGCAGCTGCAGCGCGTGGAGCTCTCTCTGGAGGCTCTCACCTCACAGGGCCTCCAGCAGATCCTCAACTTCATCTACACCTCCAAGCTCCTCGTCAACTCCTGCAACGTGCAGGATGTGCTGAACGCGGCCGCCGTGTTGCAGATGAACAACATTGCCTCCTCCTGCCAGGACCTCCTTGACACCCGCTCGCTCAGCCTGGCCACTGACATGGCCCTGCCTGCTGAGGGCTGCGCCGGACCCCCACCCTACTACTGCGAGATCAAGCAGGAGGTGGATGCCCCCCATCCCAAGATCTACGCCCGGGAGGGCAATGACCCCTATTCAGTGCGGGTGGAAGATGGCACGGGTGGTGGGACGCTCCCCCCTGGTCCAGCCAAGCAGTACTACAAGGAGGAGAAGGATAGTGGTCCAGGTACTGTCTGTAAGATGGAGGGTGAGGAGTCGGAGGAGGACCTGGACAGCCAGGGCTCGTACAACCGGGAACAGATCATTGTGGAGGTGAACCTCAACAACCAGACCCTCAACGTCTCCAAGGGCACGGAGGGGAAGGGAGCTGCCAGTGAGGCAGCTGTGATGGGGAGGCCTGATGGTGATGGGCGAGACACagaggaggatggggaggaggagaatgaggaaggggaggaggaggaggaagaagaggaggatgcGGAggtgggtgaggaggaggaggaggagcacagTGAGGAGGAAGACCTGGAGGAGACCACGGAAGAAGAGGATGATGACGACGATGATGAAGATGCGTCAGaagtgaaaagggaaaagtgtGGGCAGCCCCGCAGAGGCAGCCGGGCCTCCAAAGCCACCAAACCTGCCATGGCAACCAGGTCCCAGGAGATGGCCAaggtggaagaggaggaggaggaggaggaggaagaagggcagcgagggaggaagaggaaaaaggaacaaGATAGTTTGGGCCAGAAGGtgaagctggaggagaagcagcactaCCCGTGCAAGAAGTGCCCCCGGGTCTTCAACAACCGCTGGTACCTGGAGAAGCACATGAACGTCACGCACAGCCGCATGCAGATCTGTGACAAGTGTGGCAAACGCTTCCTGCTCGAGAgcgagctgctgctgcaccaccAGACTGACTGCGAGAAGAACATCCAG TGTGTGACATGCGGGAAGGGGTTCAAGAAACTCTGGTCCCTCCATGAGCACAACAAGATCGTTCACGGCTATGCCGAGAAGAAGTTCTCCTGCGAGATCTGCGAGAAGAAGTTCTACACCATGGCCCATGTGCGCAAACACATGGTTG CTCACACCAAGGACATGCCATTCACCTGTGAGACCTGTGGGAAGTCCTTCAAGCGCAGCATGTCCCTTAAGGTCCATTCACTCCAGCACTCCGGGGAAAAGCCTTTTAAATGCGAG AACTGCAATGAACGCTTCCAGTACAAGTACCAGCTGCGCTCCCACATGAGCATCCACATCGGCCACAAGCAGTTCATGTGTCAGTGGTGTGGCAAGGACTTCAACATGAAGCAGTACTTTGATGAGCACATGAAGACGCACACAG GTGAGAAGCCCTACATCTGTGAGATCTGTGGGAAGAGCTTCACCAGCCGCCCCAACATGAAGCGGCATCGCCGGACCCACACAGGCGAGAAGCCCTACCCCTGTGACGTCTGTGGCCAACGCTTCCGCTTCTCCAACATGCTGAAAGCCCACAAGGAGAAATGTTTCCGCGTCAGCAACCCCTTGGCTTCGGACACGGCCGTCCCCCAACCTGCCACCAGCCCTGCTCCGTTGCCTCCCGGCCCTGGTGtctcccccctgcccctgccactgctccatccccttccacagaccctccctcctcctcctcacctaCCACCACCCCCTCCCCTGTTTCCTGCGGGCAGGGTCAATTCAAACAACAACTAG
- the KLHL40 gene encoding kelch-like protein 40, with product MGLPLDQAEELRLYQQTLLQDGLKDMLDHNKFLDCVLKVKGKEFPCHRLVLAACSPYFRAMFLSDMEESKKREVSLEDVDPDVMGKILHYIYTSELEITEQNVQDIFSVANMFQIPSIFTVCVSYLQKRLCLSNCLAIFRLGLMLDCARLAVAARDFICDRFALVSRDEEFYQLSPDELIAIISSDSLNIEKEETVFEVVMKWVGTKDHDSRQKALPVIFESIRFRLMPNDYLKDHVEKHAMVKSSPELLKKLQMVKDAQKGKFTVVRKKKVKKSNEKQEKDNVVNGAVDEEEDTEEDALPGILNDTMRFGMFLQDLIFMVSDSGAVAYDPTANECYFASLSTQIPKNHVSLVTKENQIFIVGGLYYNEDSKEDPMSSYFLQYDHLDADWLGMPPLPSPRCLFGLGEAENSIFVVGGKELKEGEKTLDSVLCYDRLSFKWGEADSLPYAVYGHAVVSHNGLIYVIGGKGSDKKCLKKMCVYNPSKFEWKELAPMKTARSLFGATVHKDKIYVAAGVTDSGLTNSVEVYDIATNKWDTFTEFPQERSSVSLVSLAGVLYLLGGFATVETESGELVPTELNDVWRYDEEQKKWEGVLREIQYASGATFLPVRLNVLRLTKM from the exons ATGGGTTTGCCTTTAGATCAAGCGGAAGAATTGCGTCTTTACCAGCAAACTCTTCTTCAGGATGGACTCAAAGACATGCTGGACCACAATAagtttctggactgtgtcttgaAAGTCAAGGGGAAAGAGTTTCCCTGCCATCGGCTGGTACTGGCAGCATGCAGCCCATATTTCCGAGCAATGTTTCTCTCGGACATGGAAGAGAGCAAGAAGAGGGAGGTCAGTTTGGAAGATGTTGATCCGGATGTCATGGGCAAGATCCTCCATTATATCTACACCTCTGAGCTGGAGATCACGGAGCAGAATGTGCAGGACATCTTCTCCGTGGCCAACATGTTCCAGATCCCCTCCATCTTCACCGTCTGCGTGTCCTACTTGCAGAAGCGGCTCTGCCTCAGCAACTGCTTGGCTATCTTCAGGCTGGGCTTGATGCTGGATTGTGCCCGGCTGGCCGTGGCAGCTAGGGATTTCATCTGTGATCGCTTTGCGCTGGTTTCTCGTGATGAGGAGTTCTACCAGCTCTCCCCCGATGAGCTTATTGCAATCATCTCCAGTGACTCCCTCAACATTGAGAAAGAGGAGACTGTCTTCGAAGTAGTGATGAAGTGGGTGGGGACCAAGGACCATGACAGCCGGCAGAAGGCCTTGCCTGTCATCTTTGAGAGCATCCGCTTCCGCCTCATGCCCAACGACTACCTCAAGGACCACGTGGAAAAGCACGCCATGGTGAAGTCCAGTCCAGAGCTGCTCAAGAAACTGCAGATGGTGAAGGATGCCCAGAAAGGCAAATTCACTGtggtgaggaagaagaaagtgaagaaaagcaacgaaaagcaagagaaagacaATGTTGTCAACGGAGCAGTAGATGAGGAGGAAGATACAGAGGAGGATGCTCTCCCAGGGATCTTAAATGACACAATGCGCTTTGGGATGTTCCTCCAGGACCTTATTTTCATGGTGAGCGACAGTGGAGCAGTGGCCTATGATCCCACTGCCAACGAGTGCTATTTTGCCTCCCTGTCTACTCAAATCCCAAAGAACCACGTCAGTCTGGTGACCAAAGAGAATCAGATCTTCATTGTTGGAGGACTATACTACAACGAGGATAGCAAAGAGGATCCCATGAGTTCCTACTTCCTACAG TATGACCATCTGGATGCAGACTGGCTGGGGATGCCTCCCCTGCCCTCTCCTCGCTGCCTCTTTGGCCTGGGAGAGGCAGAAAACTCTATCTTTGTGGTCGGAGGAAAAGAgctgaaagagggagagaagacTTTGGATTCGGTCCTGTGCTATGACCGGCT GTCCTTCAAGTGGGGTGAAGCTGATTCCCTTCCCTATGCAGTCTATGGCCACGCGGTGGTATCGCACAATGGTCTCATCTATGTCATCGGTGGAAAAGGAAGTGATAA GAAGTGCCTGAAAAAGATGTGTGTCTACAACCCATCCAAGTTTGAATGGAAGGAGCTGGCTCCCATGAAGACTGCCCGCTCCTTGTTCGGAGCCACTGTGCATAAGGACAAGATCTATGTGGCAGCTGGCGTGACTGACTCCGGCTTGACCAACTCAGTGGAAGTCTATGACATTGCCACCAACAA GTGGGACACCTTTACTGAGTTCCCTCAGGAGCGCAGCTCCGTCAGCCTGGTGAGCTTGGCTGGGGTGCTCTACCTGCTTGGAGGCTTCGCCACAGTGGAGACAGAGTCGGGAGAGCTGGTGCCAACGGAGCTGAATGACGTTTGGAG ATATGATGAAGAGCAGAAGAAGTGGGAAGGGGTCCTCCGGGAGATCCAGTATGCCTCTGGTGCCACTTTCCTTCCTGTGCGCCTCAACGTTTTGCGCCTAACGAAGATGTAG